The genomic region GGGTTTCTTTTGTATGGGCCCGGAAGAATGTTTAGCCGCAGCAGCAAAAGCCTCTTCCTGTGTCACCCATTTACCTGTTGTAAAATCAAGAATCTTAAAATCGAAAGAAGTTCAATAAAGATTGATTTAGTGCACGTGGCAATTTTGTTGGAGTGTACCTAAAGCATCGGTATAGTAGAAGCCAGAGTTTGGATCATAGTAACAACCATTACTTTTACAGTAGTAATAACCTGATGAAGTGTCATGTTCCCATTCTGTCACAAATAAAATGACATGTTTTAATGAAAAAAATAACCATGGTATATGACGTAGAATGTATGTTCTTTTACCATTGTTATTAggattaatttcatatatacccaaccaaaactaaaaaaattatatatacccttagaaaatagttaaaatatcaaatatactcaatttattaaaaacaatctaataaataaccattttacccttatttttttaacttttaagttTTCATATATGCTCGTCttttaacttcatatttttatataacacattttaagcttaaatttatttttacccattttttttatatttttttcccaTAAACAATAGCATTATCCATATATAATATTTAAGCTAAATAAATTAAGCTAGAaatgagtaaatataattttgaagttaaaggtcatatatgagatttcaaagttttagaaaaataagggtaaaattgtcttcTTAGTGAAttgggtatatatgatatttcaCTACTTTGTAAGGGTATAGATGATAATTATAATTTTGCATGGGCATATATAAAATTATGCAAGTAAATATGAAATTGccccttattattattattatttttaaattacTAGTTTAATCACTAACATCCAAACGTAGAGCCATCACCTGTCCCTTCACTGCTAGCTGGAGCAGCTAATGAAGTTGCAGTAGATATGTCCTTTTGATAACTACGAGTTGCTTTCTGTCCATAAtttatcaaaacaaaatataaaagaAAAGTGAGATATTGTATGTAGTCAACACACTGCTAAGTATAATCTGAAACAACACAAGAAGTGAAATGATATATGATATAAATACTAACTATTATCCTCATGCAAGATATCATACTCACCTCTTCAATTTGTGAGAGAACACGGGCAGTTTCCTTTTTCTGTTTATCTTTGGCAACTTTCTCATCGCGCATGTTAGAAAGCCTCTTGGTAACATTATCTTTGTGACGTTGGCCAAGCTCATGATTTCTAATGCTGGAAGTACTATTGTTTATGAAAATTTTGC from Helianthus annuus cultivar XRQ/B chromosome 10, HanXRQr2.0-SUNRISE, whole genome shotgun sequence harbors:
- the LOC110885759 gene encoding zinc finger protein ZOP1; protein product: MTEYWVSQGKKWCDLCKIFINNSTSSIRNHELGQRHKDNVTKRLSNMRDEKVAKDKQKKETARVLSQIEEKATRSYQKDISTATSLAAPASSEGTEWEHDTSSGYYYCKSNGCYYDPNSGFYYTDALGKWVTQEEAFAAAAKHSSGPIQKKPMFANATPSLTSTSQNDSKVQRSTVNPTRSVNKPSSLAINKRKRADNKPKVISEEEAAALKAREAARKRVEEREKTSLGLYKR